TGAAGGTTTTGATGGTGTTGAAGGACCCGTCTCTCGCGCTCTTGTTGAGGAGATAGCCTACAGTCGCCGGCTTTATGAACCCATTTGTAGTAGTCGGCCGATGTGGGGTCGTCGGGTCGATCGGGCCGGGATTAAAGAGAAGCGTGTGAAAAAGAAGCGGAGGATAACTTGGGGATAAGGGGATTGAATGTTGAGATTTTCGGAGAATGGACATGTTACTACATATCaaagttgaaaaaaaaataaagacttgggtgttggatttttttttttttatatataaatgatAGATGTAAGAAATTAAAGGTTTATGGCTTACGTAAAAACCGAGAAGAGAAAGAAGAAGAGTATTGTAAATGGAAGGCAGCGAGGAGCGAGGAACTGTCTGAATATCAGTAACAGACTGGAGAAGATTATGTTGGTATTATGTTGGTAACATAGAAAAGGAATTAGAAGAGGTATTACTGTAATTTCAATTACAATATCTACAACTCTTCTCCTATTCtctatcttttattttaaaaaatggtATAGAAAACCTAAATTAGAAGAGGCAATTTACCTTACGACTTCTATGGTGATGTTTAACACATTGAAGTTGAGGGGATCTTCCTTCAATTTTTGTCTTTCGGAGATGCAAATTAGGATGATGAAGATGGCCAAGTATGAGAgttgagagaacaaaacacagtCCAAAATGCTCTTCCCTGCTGATTCATTTTGACTTCCTTTCTCTATTTCCTTTTTCTGATATTTTGTTGGTATAAAGGAAGTATAAGGAGGGAGATACCTGAAAAATAaagaatgaaatatatatatcccTAAATCAAATTACATTTAttcatatatgttatattattataaattaatacaaaaatcgaacataaaatcataataataCGTTCAattatgtaacttgaattattttTACTTATACAATGATGACGTATGTATAACAAAGTTAATCGTATATGATAGAATATATGGCGGAAATGTGAGGCTGGAGATATTGAACAGCTAAATACACAAAAGAAAAACTTCTATATACAGAATTTGTGGGGTCAGAATACTCAAAACCCACTTCAAAAGTTAAACGAGGCAAGTGCTAAACCCCATTTGTTTTCACTATATTATCAACCAAAATGGATGGAATGACATCAAACACCAAAACATGTACGCATATctttaaaatataaattcaactatttttctataaataatataattatttgtatatgtaataagtaaatataaaatagtattACTTTTgtagttttaaaaattaaattaaattaatagtaaaacaaaaatagtaaattaaaataaggtggaaatttctaaattgatttataattaataatattggcagatttaattttaatctcataaattttaaaaataccacGAAGCACAATAAATTGAagaataatttttttcaaaagtataaaaaattCTTCTATTTATTTTTACCAAATCATAAGATCCATCGTCTTCCCTTCTTAATTTACTCTTTTTGGCTTTTTTAAGGTATCAATCGGATTGAGCTTATTGATTAATCCTTCACATTTTGTAGATCCTTAGTAAatgtttattatgaattttaaaattgtttcataGTCACCGCAAATATTGAACCCGCATATTAAAATaccttttttaattttaaattaaaaaaattaggaaaatttCTGAAATAAGAAATATGAGTAGGCATTAATTCCTTTGGATAAAATGGGAGAATTATGGGAGTGGGTAAAAGTAGTCAAAAGGTAATAATATACATATTCCCTAAAAACAATGATCAAAAGGAATATATATGTTCTCTAGATAAGAAGAATATGAAGATGAGGTTGATGTGGAGTAAGGGTGCATAGTGTATGTGGTTAGCTAGCGAGTTGTCACGGAATTTTGTTGAAGAATATACACCAAGTAattaaaaaagagagagagagagataaaAACGgactagagagagagagagactcACATCATAACAACAAAGAGCACCAAGATTGCTGAGGAGATGGTGGAAAGATCAACTACCGATTCACCAGCATACCTTGAGTTAACCACCTGAAACAGCGAGCCCACAACTTTCTGATATGAACTAAAACCATCCATGGTTTCTGAATTCCATTCCATTGAGCAGAAGAGAATAAACTGAACTAATGTCAACCCAAAAACAGTGGCAGCAAGAAAACAAGAATGAACGCTTGACAGTAAATGACTATAACCCATCTCCTTCCAGTTCTTCAGGATGTAACTGAACTCCACCTTTTTTGTCATTTTGTCCAAAACCCATATCAAGGCTCGTAGGCAAGCTGGATAAAGAGTGTTCCCAATAAGAATTTGTGGAATTAGCAGCAACAGAAGACCCGAATTCTTCTTGAAGACTATCATGTTTTCATTTGTTGGAACAAACCCACAGTTTGCGAACGTAGAAACGACAGTGAAGAAAGAAAATGTTCGTATATCAATACCTTTGGTTTTCAGTATTTTTCTGGCGCTTGAAACCAGGCTTACATACATAGAAACTAGACTAGAACCAACTGCGTGGACTACTAAAAGATACCCGAAAACCAGATACCCCAAACACCTAGTGGCCTTATACTTGAGACTCTTAATATCGGAAGTCAAGTTTTTGTTACTTTCTAAGTCATTGATAGGTTTCTCATTCGCTAAGGCTGAACAAGTAATCCTACCCAACTCCACTTCCTGGGCAATGTTTTTTGAGGTCAAGCTGTAGTCTGATTGGAGGCCCCTATTGCTAATAGAATTTACAATGTCCCCATCGAAACTTGGAGGTGTTTCAAACCTGAACCTCCCCAACAGAAGTCCAAGCATGGAAGTGAAGACCTCCCCACCTACCAGCATCagaatagttataataataagtTGGGTATTGGAAAAAACCTCCATTTCTACAGTCGACATGCTTGAAACCGTTGTTGCTGATACAGAAGTGAAGAACACGTCTATGTTTTTAGGACTAACTGAGCCGGATTTTGGCTTTGACATTTTCAATGCCCCGAAGCCAACCAAAGACAGGACTATGAAATAAGCAAGCTGAACCCAGAAAGGGTTCACTCTAAAGACCAAGAAACGGAAACAAGTGGATATCAAACCACGATAGGATTGGTTGAAGCATGATAGTTTGGAGCGTGAAGTGCTACTAAAATGCTCCAATTTTCTACCGAAGCAGATAATAGTGTTACTCATCTTTATTACGAAGAAAGTTGTATGATAACATATTGACCTTTGAGCAGTACGGGTATATATACAGAGGGGCAGAGAGGAGCTCTTGTCCAACTTAGTGGGATTTCCCaagagaaacaaataaaaaaacctTGGTGagattttcaaagaaaaaaaaaaaaaaaaaaaaaacttagtggGATTTCCCTGCACATGTGACAAATCAACTTAACTATATATAATTGgttaaatgttttaaataatCCCTGTAAGTTCTTTCAGATTTGATTCATTCACTATAGTTTGAACAATTTTAATCCTTGTATTAATTGAAAATCCTTTACGAACTTTCACCGTTTGTACCGTTAAACAACATGACATGGCATTATCTGTAATTAAGTAGCTTTAGAGTGTCATGTACTCTGTGTACAGGTCGGTATTTATGATTGCCACGTAGTATAATCACCCAAAAcagggaagaaaatgaagaaaagagGGTTATATTATATGAAATGAAAAGAATGTTTCATCCATGCTTCCTCGATTTCAGCGTATATTCCCCTAAACCCATACTTCGGCTTCTCTTCAATTCCTTTTTGTGTTGAAATTTTCTTCTTTCATTGCTATGATAATTTCCTATCCTTTAGATGTTTTGGGTCAGCTTCAAGCAACGAACCTCCAAcaccatttcattttcatttctttactgTTTCCCTGCCCAGAAGTATTAGAGGATGAGGGTTttcgttttcttttatttttggttGAAATACGTGGCAATAATACATGCTTAGGTGTACAAGCCATGTCAAACACCTTAAATCCTCTATTTAAAATAGTGCCATGTTAGGTTACTCAACGTCTTTAGTTTAGGATTGAAATTTTGATTGTTGAATAGCAGAGGGACtaaatatgttgaaattataGTAAAGTGATCAAATTCACAAGAAATATAATAGTATATGGACTGCTTACAGAATTTAACCTTTTTCTTTCGGTGATCTTCATTTAATTTGGTTTTATTATTCTAATAATATGGCCAGCATTTTATGCAGGCGCAACGGTTATAATAAATTACATTATCTACACTAAGGAGTAGAATATAACCATTtgattaaaaatcattttaataacTCTTTCCTCCAATTTCGTGAGCATTGGTGTatgtctctctttttttttttaataataataataataataataataataataataataataataaaagccaACCGTATAATatcactttttatttattattctgaCTAGGGGCTGCGCCATGGAGGTAAAGGCTGCTCCGGAAAACTAAATACTAAATTTACTccatatggtatttaaaatgtttttatttttatta
Above is a genomic segment from Gossypium arboreum isolate Shixiya-1 chromosome 8, ASM2569848v2, whole genome shotgun sequence containing:
- the LOC108485135 gene encoding sodium transporter HKT1, coding for MSNTIICFGRKLEHFSSTSRSKLSCFNQSYRGLISTCFRFLVFRVNPFWVQLAYFIVLSLVGFGALKMSKPKSGSVSPKNIDVFFTSVSATTVSSMSTVEMEVFSNTQLIIITILMLVGGEVFTSMLGLLLGRFRFETPPSFDGDIVNSISNRGLQSDYSLTSKNIAQEVELGRITCSALANEKPINDLESNKNLTSDIKSLKYKATRCLGYLVFGYLLVVHAVGSSLVSMYVSLVSSARKILKTKGIDIRTFSFFTVVSTFANCGFVPTNENMIVFKKNSGLLLLLIPQILIGNTLYPACLRALIWVLDKMTKKVEFSYILKNWKEMGYSHLLSSVHSCFLAATVFGLTLVQFILFCSMEWNSETMDGFSSYQKVVGSLFQVVNSRYAGESVVDLSTISSAILVLFVVMMYLPPYTSFIPTKYQKKEIEKGSQNESAGKSILDCVLFSQLSYLAIFIILICISERQKLKEDPLNFNVLNITIEVVSAYGNVGFSTGYSCKRRLKGEQWCTDSCAGFAGRWSNTGKFILIVVMFFGRLKNFSFKCGKAWKLS